A segment of the Corylus avellana chromosome ca2, CavTom2PMs-1.0 genome:
CATTTTAGACATTATCTCTATAAAGCTTTATGCTTaagttgttttaatttatatattgcttgattcctttaaaaaaaaataaaaaaataaaaaagacagaaTCTCAGATTATAAGATAAAATTGTATGTGAAcgtgttaattaagtcaataaTTGAAAGagtaattattatatttaatttggGGTTGTGATAAATATTGAAAGGCACTTAATTTTCACATATTGACTACTTTATTGACTGACTAAGAATAAATCCAAGAATTAATAAAGGAGTTTAATTGGAAGTTTATCTCAATGTTTACAAAGACTCCAAGCCTCAAGTCTTCACGCGGATTAATTTGCCTGTTAAATTCCGCATGGGACCCATGATGTCAATAATTTCCAGtgaaaatcaataaattaagcTTATATCCACTTTTTTGACGGACTGATTAAGAATAACTCCacttactaattaaaaataataataataactccaCTAACTTTTTGACtaacaataaatcaaaaaaaaaaaaaaaaatgatataagatAAGATGTCACATTTGGTCCGTCGACTTTAGGCTTTAAAGTTTGTGTGAATGCAAACACAAAGGACCCCTAActtcttatattaaaaaatatatcagCTGAGAATAATCTctgatatattatttaatatatttaaaaaaagacatCGTGATATATAGCAACTCATCTGGCGTGTTATATTGTCGATGTCGTACTCTTAACATCGTGAGAAACAATTAGAAAACGAAAGTCAGTCAAAAGTTTCAAAATGGAGAGACTAATTACAGAAGCAGAATGTGAACAAGTGgaaattaatttgtttggaCTTGGAACACAAAGTAGTTTCAGCATTAGCATTAATTACTCCTACTCTCATCCCAAACCTTCCTCCCCGAATCatccaaatttattaattagttgattattttttttttctatctaaaacattaaagcttaaaaaaaaaaagaagctgaaAGATCGAAAATTAATAGTCCCAAAATCATCTAAAATAGGCCGTAGAAAGAAGCTCAATGATGGTTATTTCAAAACTACCAATAAAATTAATGTCAATCTCCCCCCTAAGGACAAAAGTAACCTtcataagattaaaaaacttttaaaacaattgtttattttttatttttaaaaagaaactccaatttataaggatattttaatttttttaaaaactacaggaaaaatataaaaattaagaaaaagaaaaaccaatttagaaggataaatttttaatttttccaattttttaaattttaaaaaaatatatatatgaaaaaaaaaaagagcaaattttttaggggaaaaaaaagaagaaaaaaaccaatttataagaatatttttaaaattatttatttacttttataaggatatttttgttttattaaaaaaaattaggtcatttttttgtctttttgctgacTTTAGGAGGACATTAATATTTGCTGGTAGgttaggggggacattgacacgactggtagtttgggagatAGTGACAATAGAATAATAGTTTGAAGGGATTatgtatttttcaatattttttttttgttatttttagagttaaatgaCAATGTGTAATAAGATAAATGCTACTTCGTGTATTTTGAAGTGTCTACTTTTAAGTGCTTATTCTTTGATGTGGTAGTAAAAGTACtattgatatatcatatataaattaactgttcaaatttaataataatttttattgctaAGTCAAAGAATAAGCAGTTGAGAGTAGGGAATTGAATATGTATGTCCCATTTCATATAGAACAATAATAGATGACTTCTTCTCGTCTAAAAGTTTGGAGAAGAAGGAACTGAAACAAAGTTTTACAACTGAAACCTGGAGCTCATGCATCCACAGATCGAGTTCATCTCGTTTTATAGCACATCATTTTTTTGAATTACAATATTAGTTTCGGTAATGCAACATTAAGAATGATGGTAATTAAGACCGCAAAATGGAAAATTCAGGCCTTGTCTTTAGCCAACCTTTTTGGCTCACCAACTTCAGAGCCATTTAAATCGAGAATAAGAGAATAACCATATGATAAATGGTTATTGGGAAATGGGATGCAAAATATCTCTCACAATTGCAAaatgattcatatatatatatatatatatatatatatgactttaaCAAGATAAGATCGGAACATTCATTATTACAGCAACTTGAAAAACttataatacataaataatggATATTAAGAAAACCTCCAATTCCCAAAGCTTCAACTTCTCTCTGACTTAACCTTCCGTAGCAAGCGaacaattttgaccataaccAACACAATAATCTtgtctttcaaattatcaaagctTCGAAAGTAAGCTTGTCTCcatgatgttttgataatcaaTGTGCCACAAACTCCCCAAAATCCAACAATAAACCCAGTTGTCATGCTAATGTACAAGGAGAATGACTCAATGCCAGCCCTTCCATTTTCATTGGCTCCTCTGTTACTACCATTTGGTGTTACTCCAGATTTAATTTCATCCTCTGAACACTTGTTTGAAAGAGGAGGCCCACAGAGTAAAGAGTTCCCTTTATAGATAGAAGAGTCACTAAGTGTTTGAAGTTGATTCCCATGTGGAATTTTCCCAGAGAAGTTGTTGAAAGACAAATTCAAGTTACTTAAGAAGGTCAAAGAAGACAAGCTTTCAGGGATAGGACCATAAAGCTCATTCATTGAGAGATCAAGTGTTTCTAACATGTGTaaattcccaatttttttaggaattctTCCAGTGATATAATTCATTGACAAATTCAAATTGATCAATCTTAAGAGGCTTGTAATATTAACAGGTATTTCCCCGGATAACTTGTTACTTGAAAGGTCTATAGAATAAACAAGATTAAGGACTAGATCATTATACATATATTCTCTCCCTTTAGAAACCAACAACATTTGTTCACCATTATACATTTCTCCATATCCATCATTACTTAGGTTTCCTAAACATTGAGGGATGGCTCCCGAAAAATTATTGTGTGCAAGGTCTAGGATTTGAAGATTTGAAAGAAGACATAATTGTTGTGGTATGTCCCCATGAAACAAGTTGGACCTTAGGCTTAACCTCAATAAATATGGTGAACTTTCACCCATCCATGCAGGAAGTTTTCCAGAGAATTTGTTTTCTCCAAGATCAAGGCTTTTCAAGTTTCTgtaatttcttaaaaaagagGGAAGCTCTCCTTCGAGATGATTTTGGGGCAATGATAATACATTTAGTGAACTCATATGTCGCATTGAGTGGGGGAGTTTCCCGGATAGGGAATTGTTTCCCAAAATAAGGCCATTCAATTCCTTTAGCATTCCTATAGCATGGGGAATTCTACCAGTAATTGAATTTGATGAGAGGTCCAACCAAGACAACTTGGGCAATAACTCACTTATGTTTTTTGGAAAAGGTCCAAAAAACTTATTATTCCCGAGATATATGACGCTTAGATTACTATGAAAAAGTGGAAGTGGACCCTCTAAGTTGTTGTAACACAAATCAAAATAAGATGCTAAAgggtgaaattgaaagtatGGTACCTGCCCGTGTAATTTGTTACGAGATAGACTCCAATGGGTGACATTTGGGCAAGACTTCCAAAGTCCAAGCGGAATGGTGTCGGAAATGCCAGCATTGTTGAGCACAAGAAAATTGagttgattttgggtttttagcCAAGTTGGAAAGTTTGGGCCGATCTGAaccttttttaaataaatcattttcagCTTAAAAGGAGGAACCCATTCCTGTTTGACATCTAAAACCAATGCTCCTTTTGCATTAACATTCGTAGACAACATAAGAGATTTTAATCGGgtgagattttgaaaatgagcTTCAGTTAGGACACCTTCCCAAGAATTCTCATTTAGGCCCAATGAAACAAGCATTGACAATTTCCCGATGCTTTTTGGAATTGTTCCATTCATTTGATTACCAAAGAGGTGAAGTTCCCGCAATGACGATAAGTTCCCATCTTCAGAGCTATTGTTGGAACATTGAGACAAGCTATCCACAAACTCAGTTATCTCCCCATTTATATTGTTGGAATACAGATATAACgcttgcaagttgcaaaggTTAGCAAATGAGTTCGGAATCTTTCCAATTAAATTGTTATCACCTAAATTCAAGTCACGCAATTTGGTTAGATGTCCCAGGCCAACCGGAATAGCACCTCTAAGCAAACTGGACTCAAGTTTGATTGTTGAAAGCCCACTCACATTTGACAACCAGTGAGGTATGAAGGAGTTAAAATGGTTGTAAGAGAGATCAAGGACTGAAAGTAGTGTAAAATTGATGGAGGAAACAGAGTGAGGAAGACTAACAAGTCCACAACCAGCTAGGTGTAACTCCCGTAAGGAAGGAAGCATATTAACTGCATGAAACCAATTTGGTACTTTCTCAAGATTTACAAAATTCATTCCAAGGTacttaagagaaggaaaaccatCAACCCATTCATGACTTCCGACCTCCAATCTCTGAGATGAAAAGTTATAGGAGTTAATgggaaatgaaaatgaattgaGGTCTAGATATTGGAGCCTTGAAAGATTCCAAAGATGGGGAGGAATAACTCCAACAAAcaatgaaaaagagagattgagataCATCAAACTTTCAAGGGAACCCAAAACCTTTGGAATATTGATTCCATCAAAATTATTCAAGCTTAAGTCAAAGTAACTCAAATGCTTTAGATCGAGTAAAGAAGAACTTATCTTTCCCCCAAGGCACGACTTGTTGTAAGCTTCCATCTCTTcatttgaaaaatctaaatCTGGTTCAACATCATAATAATTAAACGGCGAAAATGGGTTTCTGAGGTCAAGCTTGATGACATTTCCTGTGCTATTGTCACAGCCAACACCTATCCAGTTGCAGCAATCATCACCAACCCAAGAAAAGAGACGGCCCGACGGATCAGTAAGATTGTCTTTAAAGCGAAGAAGTGCTTCCCTCTCCACCTCTAAGCATCTTAAATTTGGGCTCTTGGTACATGAAATGGGTTTAATAACTTCAAGGTAGGATGCGGTTCCAagcagagagaagaaaaaaatgggtATGAGATGAAGAGTCGACATAAAGCTAACCATATATTCTGCCACTGAAATGCTTGTGAGGCCCAAGACATGCATGAGGGAGTTCCAGTATTTATTCTTGGCGATGAGAGAGGACACACTTACACGTGGCACAAATATATGGagtagttttttatttaaagttaAACCACAACGTCGTGTAAAATATATGAGGATAATTGGTTCGGAAAGCTAAGCAAGTAcagctattttttatttttttattttttataggaaTCGAgcgattttttaattttttgaaaggAATCGAGCTAATTAATAGTCCTATTAAACGACTATACAAATTGGTTTATCATCtctaatttcaaaaataaattgtaccatgaatttatatataaagcCAAATTAATCTCAAATTACCTATTAAATGttgcttatttttattaaaatgaactcagtataaataatatatacatatataagtgTCTACTTAgacttttgttttaaaaaaatttagatatatGTGATGTTACCAATTAAATGGCCAAGTTTCTAGTAGGGGTTCAGATAGGTTTGCCTTAATCTCTAgcattttttcttctaaaaccATCTTGCACAGCCCCTTAAGAGGACGGGGCCACTTGTTTGACCCATTTCCTAccctttgtttatatttttgcactattatttttgttttgcgTCTATTGTTGGGGAGGCCACCCCATTTTCGTTTTAAGATTGTCTGCTCATTCTTCCTTTCAGATCAGGAGTAAAAAGGATCCTTCCATGTAAcccttttccttattcaattagaagaaaaaaaaaaaatggtcgaGTTTCATGttataagataaaattatatCTGAACAAGTTAAGTCAATAATTCaagataaatatattttattttatctcatcttacaaattaaccattagatttgtagacttatatGGATCTCACACAAATTCATTGGTAGAcactacaaatctaataattaatctattaaatttataggagaatatgaaaaaaaaatatgaacaaattattgacaccaatcatctCTCATAATTCAAAGAGGcatgattatattttatttaaagttgTGATAATGAAACGCACTTTCAATAATatccactttttttttactaagaataaatccaagaaataaaagagtttgGAAGTCTATCTCAATATACaggaaaaaaattcacttaagTCTCAAATTACTACCCAATTGATAATATtctcctaaacttttaattgtgacaatgtttcctcaaaactaccaaatatAGCTAATGTTTCTCAGACGAAACtactcttaataaaattaaaaacaaaaatactaaaaattctagaaataccttaaactttaaaaaaaaaaaaaaaaaaaaaaaaacccaatggttggccaattttattttttattttttaattcctttttataataaagaataaaaaaatttcctttatATACACGTACGAAGACTAGAGTCTTCACGCGGATTGCTTAAATTCCACGTGGGTCTCATGATGTCTGTTGCGGTGTATTCCGTGCACAACGATGTCAATGATTTACAACTAATTCAAGGTCGTCACTTGTGTTTTATTAATGTCCTATTAAGAatgatatgactattaaaattgttattgagcttgtgattgataattatttaattttaatcaaagaataattttaatagccacattatttttaataagatataAGACCACCTAGAATAATCTTGATTTACAACTCCATTATTCAATAAAGCATACATTGGCATAACATGATGTCGGTTTAAGCCTACTTTTTTGACTGAACAACTCCATCCACACACTCTCATCCATGCCTTTCATTCGCTTGCATAAAGACTTTTTGACTAAGAATTATTCCAAAACAAAGTGATAAGACCATTGAAAAATAGATATAAAGATGTCACATTCCAGTCCACTTTAGTCGTTAAAGTTTGTGTGAATGCAAGACACGATGGACctgaagaaataaaagatgggGAAGATTGTAAAAACATTCTTGGTTGGTGTAAAATACGAGTAATCTTATAAGTCATCTTAAAGTCTTTTTAAAgttattcaaaatataatacgacttttaaaattactgttaaatttgatatgtgatttattgaatttctaTTTCTCATTAACAATAAAATGGTCTTCGAATAGAAGAGTAGTGGCagagaccatctttttatcctcctaaagctgatgtaacttttaaaatcatcactaaattttaaattactcatacttgaattttgatccaatggtgattttgaaagccacatcaactttaggaggataaaagatggtctctaacattactctaaatagaaatacaagtagATAACACCTACAATTCAAATATTCATGTTTAAATAAACTCTAATCTTAATAACCTtatcataatatattaaataatctaatctTAGTTGTAATAGAATTCCAACTCAAATATTACCGACCGTTGTAGTGATCATGTGATACCACCAATTTGAAGTCTCTCATCTCAAGCAATGATTTCAATGACAGTTTCTATTTTGAAATCACCCGGCCAGTTCGAAATTCATTCAAGCTCACGCCCAAATAACTTGACTAGCATatcacttaatttattaaagagTCAAATATTTTGCACTCATGTTaaggatataattttttttttattaatggagaattgatttgtaattaactaCCCTTGATTCGATGgatttgttttgcattttttttgacatgttcacacaaggaaagagggaggggggattcgaattagtgacctccgcttcattaggtgcagttcacagccgattgagcaaCCCCTTGGAGACATGTActcaaaatcatatatataaagtaaaatgTAGCTACTAAGCCTTTAACATATGGATATTGGCCCCAAGTCGAACCACCTAAAATATCTACGTTTACTGTattttctttatctctttttatttaattattagtttctataactcaaaattaatgcatttaattatgtTAATGATGGCATCTTTAGAAAATTGAATAATGAGAACAAACAATGAAAGAAATATCATTGGAAGAAGAATCACATTTCAAACATAACATTATATTCAGCATTGAATGAGATGCAATAATGccacaaattttcaaaacaaattttatggGTTATCGAAAGTCACCAAAGAGAGATAAAAATAACAGGAAGCGTCAAAGTGAAGTCATCGTCGACATGGACGCCCTCTCCTTCAGGCCTTGGTGGAAAATTCAGTTGGTGCGCGAAGACGAAAGACCACGAGAAATAAAACAAGTCCTTCCTATATTGGGTATGGAAGTTTTTCTTGCTGCAAAGAATCCACACATCGAGTCTTCTGCGTGCAAATTGGAATTGCCGGTGAAGACGTTCCATGAGGACCCGTAATTTTTGCAAGTTATAATCAATGGAGAaatgattcacgtcaatattctctctatttttatttttttttttcatttattccaacaaattcaataaattaattattagatttgtgaacttatgtgAAACtaacacaaattcaatagtaaattcatcaatttattATGAAGATGGTtaacaaattattgaaaaaataaatgaattctaaTCAATACAAATTAAGTCCTCTTTGGAAGCCTAAAGACCATCAATACACAACATCCTAGTCAGGTGGTAGATGATAGATAACCTTAAACATTAATGCTTGATTCCCTTGTAATATCAGAAAGTTCAATAATTGGTATTGATATTACttattagagaaatgctaaaaattattgTTCATTCTATCTTTCATCTTTCTCCGTGAAGTGGATGGGtgaattacaaatttaatgatgaatttacAAAAATGATCGTTAAgagataattgaaagaataaTGCGTAAACCCAATTCTATGAATTCACAGTATGGCAAAATGACAAATTGATGAAGCCCAAGCCAAATATGGCAAAATCCGAAAGCTTCTAGCTAGCTTGCAGATTTGAAGGTGGGCAACGTGAGCaaacaagaaaattttagagaaaaatgcACACCTATTTTAAGGGTTAGTCTTTTCTTCTGAGGATTGAGCATTTTTTCATGGGCCATAGAGAGAAAGAATAGCTAGGTTGCAGCCAGGTTTACAGGTCTAAGCCTGGTGGCTCCATTATATGACCGagcagtgagagagagagagcagtaAGAGTGAGGTGGCCGGCGGGGAAGAAGGTGGTGGCGCgcaataaagaaataaatgcCTTGTACAATTTTTCAAACAAGTATACTTCACGTCACTTCTAGTAATGTCTTGTTTTTTAGTTAACCTCACTTACGTTGTGTAAACGACTTTGTTTTTGATAGATTTTAATACCAATGacttttgttaaattaatgattaaatgattaaatttacctcttcctataagtttaagcttttagaataactggaaatttaacatggtatcaaaatcaaaaggtCCTGGATTGAACCTTGACTCAATCAATTCAccacccatttaaattaaatattccacatgttgggcctcatctattaaaaagGGGGTTTGCACTCACACGTGAAGTGAAttgttaaattaataattaagtgattaaatttacctatttttaTGAGCTTAAAGTTTtaggataactgataatttaacactaaacacaaataaatttacgtcatttttttttttaaagaacaagtTTAATGGAGAAGGATTGTatccatttcaaaggaaatggagaggagcccatcttttattttgcaagggtggaattattattttttttaaaaaaatgacaattctATTCTTGTGAAATAAGGAAAAGGTTCCTCTCTATTTCCTTTGAAATGTAGAGGATTGTGTCCGAatttaataacatttttctcTAACCCACGtaaattttgatgtttgttACCAATAAACAAAGTTATCTATAAGTCTCTAAGGAGACTAAGGAGTAATTTAATCAGTTGGAGATCACATCTCATGAAGAGAATGTCGTTAGATCAAagctccttttttcttttcattttcttgtgtgaacatgtcaaaaaaaaaaattatttataaaaataaaaaactaccaaaaaaaaaaaaaaaacccgacaTTAATAGTCCGTTTTCCTGTCATTAAAGAAATTTGCTCTTAAAAGCACTAATTCTTTgcaccctttatttttttatttttttattttttttcaataataggACAATAGTAACAGGAAGTTAGAGACAAATACAAATGAAATTGGatgggctccccaacaacaagacacaaacaaaaaagacaataCATATATGGTAATGGAAACAAATGGTAggcaatagaaaaaaaaaaaaaaaaaaaaaagaatcgaGGCTTCTCTAAGGACCGCACGAAATGATACGGTTAAAGAGAAAATTGGTAACTATGTTTTGCAAATTTTCACATGTCACCATGGAGGTTTCGTCTCTATAAATAAAAGATGGGATCGCTTCAAGGCCCGTAGAAGGGACAACTGAAAGCCCATGGTTCGCCACGCGAACCATACTACGCTAAACCTCTTAATGTACATTCATGCCAAGCATTGAGGTCGCCTAGCCCAACCTAGTTCGTATTAGTGAGCCACCCCTTAAATACGAGAAGCCTCGAGGCGAGCCATGCTCTTCCCACCAAATCTCTGATCTAGACAGCGGTAATGATCATATTCAATCGGCACATCCCATCTGCTGAGGGAGAGCTTTTGCTTTGTACTAATCTTTGTCATTTAGCTGTCTCGTGTGTTGTTAGCCCAAATCCCTCTTTGATTGAAAACTGTGTTAAAATGTACTATAGAAAGGCAAAAATGCTTTGTTAGAAGCTCTATGCTGTAAAGGTAATCACCACTGCTAAGTAGTTGTTGAGTTGTTGCAGGGGAGCATTGCCAAGAATCTAGTGATCTGTCCAAGAGAAAAACACACCAATTACAAAAGTCTCCActctcaaataaaataattaaaaaaaaaaatagctggGAGACGCCGAGAcggtacccaaaaaaaaaaaggcagcgACGCACGACAAGAGCTTCGGAAAAACATCAGTTAAACAACATAAAtagaagaacaccaaaaaatcCTTGACCCATTTACTCCGTTGTGTGCGCATACATCCTCTAAGCCAAAAAATCTCAATGTATTCTGCATAAAACCCATTACTTTGCCCGCCATACTCTCCTCGAAATCCCAGTCCAAGCCATCCAGATTGGTTGCGCTTTGCGCTTCCCATACCGCAAGACATTTCAATGCCGAACTGAAGGATTGTGGGGTGGAGGAGTTCCAACTCCGAGTGAAGACTTTGTTGAGAATTCACAAAATCGATGAAATGTGGAAGTGAGGAGCCCCAGTTTTCCGGCCAATGTTTTCCCAGCGGCCAAGTTGATTTAATGAGTGACCAAGCGTTCTTTCTCTTGGCGTTCATTGCTTGCACGGTATGAGGAAatgttggtttttcttttttctttttactgtaATTGTGCTGTTGTTCAAGCTCCAAGAATTCATAACCTCATCCTCCACCTTACTACACTACACTTTTCTTTTGAATGGAAACTATTTTGAATTCTTGACTGACCAAAGGAAATTTTGTAATGGTTCATCGAAAATTAGACAGTAATATGAAATGACTCTCGTTGTGAAAATCAGAAGAATATGCAATTTGTTCCCTGCTAATCAATTGATACTTGCATATGTCAGAAGAATTAGATATGATTTGAGTAAACTCTGGTTTAAACTTGTGGTAGTCATTATTGGGCATTTGGATGGGGGTAATCTTTTAAGATTTATGGGAGTTCTAAAAGATTACCCCATTTGATTGCAGTTTAGTGGAGGGAATGTAGATTCCCTCCCAACCCTATGTGGGAATGTGGATTCTCTTCTAGAGAGGTAGGAATCCACATTCCCTTACCTTGGGAATGTTtacttttttgttaaatatttgaCAATAATGTCTAATTTGAACTCTCTTGTACACTTAAGTGGACCCAGTCGCTAAATATTGCCAGTTGACCTGAAACTGTATTCAGATCCctcaaacaaaaccaaataataataataataagatgaCACAAAAGAGCAAGAATAGGAGATCTGACTTTAGGGCCAATAAACCTGGCCCTCTCGGATTAGGGgtgttttcttttattctatatatatatcctttagatgttttcttttattctagTTTATAAAGTAAGGATGGTGTAGGAAATTCATAATTGTGTCTATGGGATATCCCAGAGGGGAAAAGGACTAACAAAATGGGATTGACAgaatatactatatatatcCTCTGCAAATCCTCTGCATGGGAAGATTGCAGATACGGCAACAgaaaaacttataatattacataatgATGCATATTAGTTAAAGAAAGCTCAATTGTCCATTTGCCTCAACTTCTCTCCAACTTGACCTTCCTTAGCCAGGGAACAACTTTGAACATAACAAGAATAGCAATTCtgtctttcaaattatcaaagctTCGAAAGTAAGCTTGCCACTCCATGATACTTTAACAATTAATGTGCCGCAAACTCcccaaaatccaaagataaaaCCCATTGCCATGCTAATATAGAAAAATTCTGCATCAATTCCCTTGTCATCATTGCCACCATTTGATGTTACTTTTGGATCGATTTCATCTCCTGGGCACTTTGTTGGAAGAGGAGGTCCACAAAGTAAGCTGTTACCTTCATAGCTGGAAGAGCCAAGTGTCTGTAGTTGATTCCCAGATGGAATTTTTCCAAACAAGTTGTTGAATGACAAGTTCAAATAACTCAAGAATTTAAAAGAAGATAAGCTTTGAGGGATAGGACCAAAAAGTTTGTTCCTTGAAAGATCAAGTGATTCTAACACTCccaaatttccaattttttgaGGAATTTTTCCAGTTAAATGGTTCATTGATAGATTCATGCTGACCAATCTTACGAGCCTTGTTATATTATCAGGTATTTCTcctgatatattattatttgagaGGTCTATGGAATGGACAAGAGcaatagtaaaaaaattatatacgtATTCTCTTCCTTTAGAAACCACCATAATTTGCTCGAAATAATTTGTATGATAGCTGCTTCGTGCTTTACTCCAGTTCCCTATGCATTGAGGGATTTCTCCTGACAAATCATT
Coding sequences within it:
- the LOC132169217 gene encoding receptor-like protein EIX1, with translation MSTLHLIPIFFFSLLGTASYLEVIKPISCTKSPNLRCLEVEREALLRFKDNLTDPSGRLFSWVGDDCCNWIGVGCDNSTGNVIKLDLRNPFSPFNYYDVEPDLDFSNEEMEAYNKSCLGGKISSSLLDLKHLSYFDLSLNNFDGINIPKVLGSLESLMYLNLSFSLFVGVIPPHLWNLSRLQYLDLNSFSFPINSYNFSSQRLEVGSHEWVDGFPSLKYLGMNFVNLEKVPNWFHAVNMLPSLRELHLAGCGLVSLPHSVSSINFTLLSVLDLSYNHFNSFIPHWLSNVSGLSTIKLESSLLRGAIPVGLGHLTKLRDLNLGDNNLIGKIPNSFANLCNLQALYLYSNNINGEITEFVDSLSQCSNNSSEDGNLSSLRELHLFGNQMNGTIPKSIGKLSMLVSLGLNENSWEGVLTEAHFQNLTRLKSLMLSTNVNAKGALVLDVKQEWVPPFKLKMIYLKKVQIGPNFPTWLKTQNQLNFLVLNNAGISDTIPLGLWKSCPNVTHWSLSRNKLHGQVPYFQFHPLASYFDLCYNNLEGPLPLFHSNLSVIYLGNNKFFGPFPKNISELLPKLSWLDLSSNSITGRIPHAIGMLKELNGLILGNNSLSGKLPHSMRHMSSLNVLSLPQNHLEGELPSFLRNYRNLKSLDLGENKFSGKLPAWMGESSPYLLRLSLRSNLFHGDIPQQLCLLSNLQILDLAHNNFSGAIPQCLGNLSNDGYGEMYNGEQMLLVSKGREYMYNDLVLNLVYSIDLSSNKLSGEIPVNITSLLRLINLNLSMNYITGRIPKKIGNLHMLETLDLSMNELYGPIPESLSSLTFLSNLNLSFNNFSGKIPHGNQLQTLSDSSIYKGNSLLCGPPLSNKCSEDEIKSGVTPNGSNRGANENGRAGIESFSLYISMTTGFIVGFWGVCGTLIIKTSWRQAYFRSFDNLKDKIIVLVMVKIVRLLRKVKSERS